A single Bacillus sp. HMF5848 DNA region contains:
- a CDS encoding CotO family spore coat protein — protein MKPKRTTPPFLYITQPTLPVSDAHMQRVYYKKQQSQADETEPITEEKSSEEIRETKPKLSPSKKAFEDMASLDKIDFLLDVPFFLPKSACEIVTKDGRYKGIVSNHDATTGFVKIETAEKPVVISTQDIIQIRVLN, from the coding sequence ATGAAGCCCAAAAGAACAACACCCCCGTTCTTATATATTACTCAACCAACACTTCCAGTTAGTGATGCACACATGCAGAGAGTCTATTATAAAAAACAGCAAAGTCAGGCAGATGAAACCGAGCCTATCACCGAAGAGAAATCTAGTGAAGAAATTCGTGAAACGAAACCGAAGCTTTCTCCATCGAAAAAAGCGTTTGAAGATATGGCGTCTCTAGATAAAATTGATTTTTTACTTGATGTCCCATTTTTTCTACCAAAATCTGCATGTGAAATTGTTACAAAAGATGGCCGTTACAAAGGAATAGTTAGTAATCATGATGCTACGACCGGATTTGTTAAAATTGAAACGGCAGAAAAGCCTGTTGTAATTAGCACTCAAGATATTATTCAAATTAGAGTCCTAAATTAA
- the fabI gene encoding enoyl-ACP reductase FabI has protein sequence MTLSLQGRTYVVMGVANKRSIAWGIARTLHNAGANLIFTYAGERLESSVRELASTLESDSLVLPCDVTNDEEVANCFASIKEKVDVIHGVAHCIAFANKEELRGEYMNTTREGFLLAHNISSYSLTAVAKAAKELMTEGGSIVTLTYLGGERVVSNYNVMGVAKASLEASVKYLANDLGQYGIRVNAISAGPIRTLSAKGVGDLNTIIREIEERAPLRRATDQEEVGDTALFLFSDLSRGVTGENIHVDSGYHILAR, from the coding sequence ATGACTCTTTCTTTACAAGGTCGAACTTATGTTGTAATGGGTGTAGCAAATAAACGCAGTATTGCTTGGGGAATTGCTCGTACTTTACATAATGCTGGGGCAAATCTTATTTTTACATATGCGGGCGAACGCTTAGAGTCAAGTGTCCGTGAGTTAGCTAGTACTCTAGAAAGTGATTCACTCGTGTTACCTTGTGATGTAACAAATGATGAAGAGGTAGCAAATTGCTTTGCATCTATTAAAGAGAAAGTGGATGTCATTCATGGTGTTGCTCATTGTATAGCTTTTGCTAATAAAGAAGAGCTAAGAGGCGAATATATGAATACGACTCGAGAAGGGTTTTTACTTGCTCATAACATTAGCTCATATTCATTAACAGCAGTAGCAAAAGCTGCAAAGGAATTGATGACAGAAGGTGGGAGCATCGTAACCTTAACTTATTTGGGCGGTGAGCGTGTCGTATCTAATTACAATGTAATGGGTGTTGCTAAAGCATCTCTTGAAGCAAGTGTTAAATATTTAGCTAACGATTTAGGACAGTATGGTATACGTGTAAATGCTATTTCAGCTGGGCCTATTCGTACACTATCAGCAAAAGGTGTTGGCGACCTAAACACAATCATAAGAGAAATTGAAGAACGTGCACCACTCCGTCGTGCAACAGACCAAGAAGAGGTCGGAGATACAGCTCTGTTCCTATTCAGTGACTTATCTCGTGGTGTAACAGGTGAAAACATCCATGTTGACTCTGGTTATCATATTTTAGCTAGATAA
- a CDS encoding CotO family spore coat protein, producing the protein MKKTKKDTPLMYISQPDLKVENTSNQKDYYSKEREKEREAERARFDPHFQREHFVTHEKKDNIDEDVTHEKAVHKPFKDMSIYEKIEYVMNIPFYLPKVPCEILTESGTYKGVIKSFDKEANVMTLKVPGVRQPMEFAIHEIQKMRLSGM; encoded by the coding sequence ATGAAGAAAACCAAAAAAGATACTCCTCTCATGTATATTTCACAACCAGACTTAAAAGTGGAAAATACATCAAATCAGAAGGATTATTACTCTAAGGAACGTGAGAAGGAAAGAGAAGCAGAACGAGCACGGTTTGATCCTCATTTTCAAAGAGAACATTTCGTTACGCATGAGAAGAAGGACAATATCGACGAGGATGTAACGCATGAAAAAGCAGTTCATAAACCTTTTAAAGACATGTCCATTTATGAAAAAATTGAATATGTCATGAATATTCCTTTTTATTTGCCTAAGGTGCCATGTGAGATTTTAACTGAGTCAGGAACATATAAAGGAGTAATAAAGTCTTTTGATAAGGAAGCTAATGTTATGACATTGAAGGTACCAGGCGTACGTCAGCCTATGGAATTTGCAATTCATGAAATTCAAAAAATGAGATTGTCAGGTATGTAA
- a CDS encoding CotY/CotZ family spore coat protein: MSCKEKDNRCVCETLEFIADLQDAVEDDDFCAHNCNNPVLGEVFNNQPRANTRPFVLYTKEGKLFKALFKPVMIPTDADAEDFEHGGHHGHKKGCNDFDDCLSPFFRVESVKDCCAVLRVLMPVGRGDDACDVVEGDQRLIATNSCITVDLDCFCAVQCLRDIFLRGV; this comes from the coding sequence ATGAGTTGTAAAGAAAAAGACAATAGATGTGTATGCGAGACTCTTGAATTTATCGCAGACTTACAAGATGCTGTAGAAGATGATGATTTTTGCGCGCATAACTGTAACAACCCTGTATTAGGAGAAGTATTCAACAACCAACCACGTGCTAACACGCGTCCTTTCGTTCTATATACAAAGGAAGGTAAATTATTTAAAGCATTATTTAAGCCAGTTATGATACCAACTGACGCAGATGCTGAAGACTTCGAACATGGTGGTCATCATGGTCATAAAAAAGGCTGCAACGATTTTGATGATTGCTTATCACCATTCTTCCGCGTAGAAAGCGTTAAAGATTGCTGCGCTGTGTTACGTGTATTAATGCCTGTTGGTAGGGGCGACGATGCATGTGACGTTGTTGAAGGTGATCAAAGATTAATCGCTACTAACTCATGTATCACAGTTGACCTAGATTGCTTCTGCGCTGTACAGTGCTTAAGAGACATTTTCCTTCGTGGTGTGTAA
- a CDS encoding EAL domain-containing protein: protein MQDTILQHPDLVAIHELSHLLNTKNILSIFQPIISLKTAEPFAFEALSRGPVTSPLHYPSALFSTAERCNQLYTLEKVCREKAIETAQSFLNNKVLFLNISSQVIHDPSFTPGHTVKLLNEFNIQPHQVVFEITERSAIEDFTAFREVLHHYRAQGFQVAIDDAGAGYSSLQAISELTPEYIKVDRSLICDVHKNEIKLGILEAFVTFAKRMNSKVIAEGIETIEELEVVLQLGIEYGQGYLFAYPNYPVASVSTNAKRAIQTFHNSPHQNSSRTIIVKENDKLLIVGNGSSPKSMYVKDIINQCVLI from the coding sequence ATGCAGGACACTATATTGCAACATCCAGACTTAGTAGCGATACATGAACTTTCTCATCTACTAAACACCAAGAACATTCTATCTATATTTCAACCTATTATTTCATTAAAAACAGCGGAGCCATTTGCTTTTGAAGCATTATCAAGAGGCCCTGTTACAAGTCCTTTGCACTATCCTAGTGCCCTCTTTTCTACTGCAGAAAGATGTAATCAATTGTATACACTGGAAAAAGTATGCCGTGAAAAAGCAATTGAAACCGCTCAATCATTTTTAAATAATAAGGTTTTATTCTTAAATATTAGTTCACAGGTCATTCATGATCCATCTTTTACGCCTGGCCATACAGTTAAGCTTCTAAATGAATTTAATATTCAACCTCATCAGGTTGTATTTGAAATTACAGAGCGAAGTGCAATTGAGGATTTTACAGCATTTAGAGAAGTTCTTCATCATTATCGTGCTCAGGGCTTTCAAGTTGCCATTGATGACGCTGGTGCAGGATACTCTTCTTTACAGGCAATATCTGAATTAACACCGGAGTATATTAAAGTAGACCGCTCGTTAATTTGTGATGTGCACAAAAATGAAATAAAGCTAGGTATATTAGAGGCATTCGTCACATTTGCGAAAAGGATGAATAGCAAAGTAATTGCTGAAGGAATTGAAACAATAGAAGAACTTGAAGTTGTATTACAGTTAGGCATAGAATATGGGCAAGGGTATTTGTTTGCATACCCTAATTATCCTGTTGCGTCCGTATCAACTAATGCAAAAAGAGCTATTCAAACCTTCCATAATTCACCTCATCAAAACTCTAGTCGTACAATAATTGTTAAAGAAAATGACAAGCTTTTGATTGTAGGAAATGGTTCTTCCCCTAAATCTATGTATGTAAAAGATATAATAAATCAATGTGTACTAATATAG
- a CDS encoding monovalent cation:proton antiporter family protein, with product MEHHASVTSLVIVMIVAFLTPILLHRLKLSIIPVVVAEILVGLVIGKSGFDIVHQDMWLETLSLLGFIYLMFLSGLEIDFSVFAGKKKKEILPSGKPAPHPFIASSIVFIGVLALSYILSLGFVALGFIDNAFLMTLIISTISLGVVVPTLKDAQIMKTAIGQTILLVAVIADLVTMILLAVFVSIYDKGQGNTWLLLILFAVGIAFYFVGKKFRHQSFVETMSKGTIQINTRAVFALIIILVAVSETVGAENILGAFLAGVLVSLLSPNPDLVHKLDSFGYGFLIPIFFVMVGVELDVWGLFTEPKLLLLIPLLFVALVLSKLLPSFVLGWWYNNRTVIASGFLLTSTLSLVIAAATIGERMGMISEQMSGALILVAVITSVVSPIVFKKVFPPHEETTHKLKVSFLGANQLTLPVTRELNPSLYETTLFHTKQEKIERSTSSTVFQIDEVENFTVDHLKEHKVFDADILVVTTGDEEINTNIAKYGRDNGIERVIARIEEPEKQEELRNIGVEVFSVLLSTKSFLRAVIESPSVFNIITSEESALHQINMNNPKYDGISLRNFPFTGDVIFVRIFRGKDSIVPHGDTELRMGDRLVVTGSHEYVDELRMILEFCELC from the coding sequence ATGGAGCATCATGCATCTGTTACATCACTCGTAATTGTCATGATTGTGGCATTTTTAACACCAATATTGCTACATCGTTTAAAGCTAAGTATTATTCCCGTTGTTGTTGCTGAAATCCTTGTTGGACTTGTAATTGGGAAAAGTGGATTTGATATTGTACATCAAGATATGTGGCTTGAAACACTATCACTTTTAGGATTTATATATTTAATGTTTTTAAGTGGATTAGAAATTGATTTTTCTGTTTTTGCTGGGAAGAAAAAGAAAGAAATCCTTCCAAGTGGAAAACCGGCTCCACATCCTTTTATTGCATCAAGTATCGTGTTTATAGGTGTATTAGCCCTGTCATACATTTTATCACTAGGGTTTGTGGCGTTAGGATTTATTGATAATGCCTTCTTAATGACGTTAATCATATCAACCATTTCTTTAGGGGTTGTTGTGCCAACGTTAAAAGACGCACAAATTATGAAGACTGCTATAGGACAAACGATTCTCCTAGTAGCTGTTATTGCAGACCTTGTGACGATGATTTTGTTAGCTGTATTTGTTTCAATATATGACAAGGGGCAAGGAAACACTTGGTTACTACTTATACTGTTTGCAGTAGGTATAGCATTTTACTTTGTAGGGAAAAAGTTTCGTCATCAATCATTTGTTGAAACGATGTCGAAAGGAACTATCCAAATTAATACCCGTGCTGTATTTGCTCTAATCATTATTTTAGTAGCTGTATCTGAAACGGTTGGTGCCGAAAATATTCTAGGGGCGTTTTTAGCGGGTGTACTTGTGTCGCTATTATCACCAAATCCTGATTTGGTTCACAAACTAGATTCATTTGGCTATGGATTTTTAATACCAATTTTCTTTGTTATGGTGGGGGTAGAACTCGATGTTTGGGGGTTATTTACAGAGCCTAAGCTATTGTTATTAATTCCGCTACTCTTCGTAGCTCTTGTTCTTTCAAAGCTTTTACCATCGTTTGTATTAGGCTGGTGGTACAACAATCGAACAGTAATAGCTTCGGGATTCTTATTAACATCTACCCTTTCACTCGTAATTGCTGCTGCTACTATCGGTGAACGCATGGGTATGATTTCTGAACAAATGTCAGGCGCTTTAATCTTGGTTGCAGTTATTACATCTGTTGTGTCACCTATTGTTTTCAAAAAGGTGTTTCCACCTCATGAAGAAACAACACATAAGCTAAAAGTGTCATTCTTAGGGGCAAATCAATTAACACTACCGGTTACAAGAGAACTAAACCCATCATTGTATGAGACTACATTATTTCATACAAAACAAGAAAAAATTGAGCGATCAACTTCTTCTACAGTGTTTCAGATTGATGAGGTGGAAAACTTTACAGTTGACCACTTAAAAGAACACAAGGTGTTCGATGCTGACATATTAGTAGTCACTACAGGTGATGAAGAAATAAATACAAATATTGCTAAATACGGACGTGATAATGGGATTGAGCGAGTAATAGCTCGAATTGAAGAGCCTGAAAAGCAAGAGGAATTGCGAAATATCGGGGTCGAGGTATTTTCCGTTCTTCTTTCTACAAAATCCTTTTTACGTGCTGTTATAGAATCACCAAGTGTATTTAACATTATCACAAGTGAAGAATCAGCTCTTCATCAAATTAATATGAACAATCCAAAATATGATGGAATTTCGTTACGAAACTTTCCGTTTACAGGAGACGTTATATTTGTAAGAATATTCCGCGGGAAAGATTCGATTGTACCACATGGTGACACTGAACTTCGCATGGGTGATCGCCTTGTTGTTACCGGGTCTCACGAATATGTTGATGAATTAAGGATGATTTTAGAGTTTTGCGAGTTGTGTTAA